A stretch of Stenotrophomonas indicatrix DNA encodes these proteins:
- a CDS encoding GNAT family N-acetyltransferase, with amino-acid sequence MYSIRRATVDDAPTLSALAARTFTETFGHLYPPQDLQDFIDEAYTVERQRTILAHPDYAVWLLELDGEAVGHAAAGPCGLPHPEVKPGDGELKRLYLIKTQQSCGWGSRLLETALAWLEHDGPRTLWLGVWSENFGAQRFYARYGFEKAGEYLFPVGDTNDLEFILRRLPHPA; translated from the coding sequence ATGTATTCGATCCGCCGCGCCACTGTGGACGACGCGCCGACCCTGTCGGCGCTGGCCGCACGCACGTTCACCGAAACCTTCGGCCATCTGTATCCGCCGCAGGACCTGCAGGACTTCATCGACGAGGCCTACACGGTCGAGCGTCAGCGCACGATCCTGGCCCACCCCGATTACGCGGTGTGGCTGCTGGAGCTGGACGGGGAGGCGGTCGGCCATGCCGCCGCCGGCCCCTGTGGGTTGCCGCATCCGGAGGTGAAGCCCGGTGACGGTGAGCTCAAGCGCCTGTACCTGATCAAGACGCAGCAGAGCTGCGGCTGGGGCAGCCGCCTGCTGGAAACCGCGCTGGCCTGGCTGGAGCACGACGGCCCGCGCACGCTGTGGCTGGGCGTGTGGTCGGAAAACTTCGGCGCGCAGCGCTTCTACGCCCGGTATGGTTTTGAAAAGGCCGGCGAGTACCTGTTCCCGGTGGGCGATACCAACGATCTTGAGTTCATCCTGCGCCGTTTGCCGCATCCGGCCTGA
- the aspS gene encoding aspartate--tRNA ligase, whose product MRTHFCGLVDETLIGQTVTLAGWTDVARNQGGVCFIDLRDHEGIVQVTVELDNAEVFAVAASLGYEDVLQVEGVVRARHAVNDKLRTGKVEVIATAITVLNKAAPLPFHAHENPGEETRLKYRYLDLRRPEMQRMQRTRIKLVQALRRHLDEKGFQDIETPILTKATPEGARDFLVPARMHPGEFYALPQSPQLFKQILMVAGFDRYYQIARCFRDEALRADRQLEFTQLDMEFAFVRERDVQDFVEDMIRAIFKEVVDVELDASFPRMTWAEAMRRYGSDKPDLRIALELVDVAELVKTSEFPVFTAAANDADGRVAALRIPGGASLSRKQIDEYAAHAAKYGAKGLAYIKVGENGEISSPIQKFFSEEGFAALVAHVGAGNGDIVFFGAGGYNKVSDFMGALRLKAGKDFGLVADSWAPLWVTDFPMFEWDEEAQRYVALHHPFTAPAVDDIADLRAHAKTAVSRGYDMVLNGNEIGGGSIRIHRPDMQSAVFELLGIGAEEARAKFGFLLDALNYGAPPHGGIAFGIDRIAALMAGTESIRDVIPFPKTTGAQDLMTDAPSPIVDEQLAEVHIQVRPKKN is encoded by the coding sequence ATGCGTACCCACTTCTGCGGCCTGGTCGATGAGACCCTGATTGGCCAGACTGTCACCCTCGCCGGCTGGACCGACGTGGCCCGTAACCAGGGCGGCGTCTGCTTCATCGATCTCCGCGATCATGAAGGCATCGTGCAGGTGACGGTGGAGCTCGACAACGCCGAAGTGTTCGCCGTGGCCGCCTCGCTGGGCTATGAGGACGTGCTGCAGGTGGAAGGCGTGGTACGTGCCCGCCACGCGGTCAACGACAAGCTGCGCACGGGCAAGGTGGAAGTGATCGCCACCGCCATCACCGTGCTGAACAAGGCCGCGCCGCTGCCGTTCCACGCCCACGAGAACCCGGGCGAAGAAACCCGCCTGAAGTACCGCTACCTGGACCTGCGCCGTCCGGAGATGCAGCGCATGCAGCGCACCCGCATCAAGCTGGTGCAGGCCCTGCGCCGCCACCTGGACGAGAAGGGCTTCCAGGACATCGAAACGCCGATCCTGACCAAGGCCACCCCGGAAGGTGCACGCGACTTCCTGGTGCCGGCGCGCATGCACCCGGGCGAGTTCTATGCCCTGCCGCAGAGCCCGCAGCTGTTCAAGCAGATCCTGATGGTGGCCGGCTTCGACCGCTACTACCAGATCGCGCGCTGCTTCCGCGATGAGGCCCTGCGTGCCGACCGCCAGCTGGAATTCACCCAGCTGGACATGGAGTTCGCCTTCGTCCGCGAGCGCGACGTGCAGGACTTCGTCGAAGACATGATCCGCGCCATCTTCAAGGAAGTGGTCGACGTCGAACTGGATGCCAGCTTCCCGCGCATGACCTGGGCCGAGGCGATGCGTCGCTATGGTTCGGACAAGCCGGACCTGCGCATCGCGCTGGAACTGGTGGACGTGGCCGAGCTGGTCAAGACCAGCGAATTCCCGGTGTTCACCGCTGCTGCCAATGATGCCGATGGCCGCGTCGCCGCCCTGCGCATCCCCGGTGGTGCCAGCCTGTCGCGCAAGCAGATCGACGAGTACGCCGCGCACGCCGCCAAGTACGGTGCGAAGGGCCTGGCCTACATCAAGGTGGGCGAGAACGGTGAAATCAGCTCGCCGATCCAGAAGTTCTTCAGTGAAGAGGGCTTCGCCGCCCTGGTCGCCCATGTCGGCGCCGGCAACGGCGACATCGTGTTCTTCGGTGCTGGCGGCTACAACAAGGTGTCCGACTTCATGGGCGCGCTGCGCCTGAAGGCCGGCAAGGACTTCGGTCTGGTCGCCGACAGCTGGGCGCCGCTGTGGGTCACCGACTTCCCGATGTTCGAATGGGACGAGGAAGCGCAGCGCTACGTCGCCCTGCATCACCCCTTCACCGCGCCGGCCGTGGACGACATCGCCGACCTGCGCGCGCACGCCAAGACCGCCGTTTCGCGCGGCTACGACATGGTGCTCAACGGCAATGAAATCGGCGGCGGTTCGATCCGTATCCACCGCCCCGACATGCAGAGCGCGGTGTTCGAACTGCTAGGCATCGGTGCCGAAGAAGCCCGCGCCAAGTTCGGCTTCCTGCTCGACGCGCTGAACTACGGCGCGCCGCCGCACGGTGGCATCGCCTTCGGCATCGACCGCATCGCCGCGCTGATGGCCGGCACCGAGTCGATCCGCGACGTCATCCCGTTCCCGAAGACCACCGGTGCGCAGGATCTGATGACCGACGCGCCGTCGCCGATCGTCGACGAGCAGCTGGCCGAAGTGCACATCCAGGTTCGCCCCAAGAAAAACTGA
- a CDS encoding DUF3011 domain-containing protein: MKPQSLASLAVILGTFTALALHSAPAAAQDGVVRCESQNNRERVCNTGWRDARLVRQLSGSACVEGRTWGTRNGSIWVNNGCRAEFTQGRGGWGGGNGGGWGGGNGNSGTVRCESQDNRERSCPVGWRNARVVRQISGTQCVEGQNWGVRNGAIWVNRGCRAEFAEARGGWGGGNGGGNGGGWGGGNSNYTVTCSSNNNRQQSCNWDERQGRPVLQQQLSGSACQEGRTWGYSRGNVWVSNGCRARFGTR; this comes from the coding sequence ATGAAACCGCAGTCCCTGGCCAGCCTGGCCGTGATCCTTGGCACCTTTACCGCGCTCGCCCTGCACTCCGCCCCTGCCGCCGCGCAGGACGGGGTGGTCCGCTGCGAGAGCCAGAACAACCGCGAACGCGTCTGCAACACCGGCTGGCGCGATGCCCGGCTGGTCCGCCAGCTGTCCGGCTCGGCCTGTGTGGAAGGCCGAACCTGGGGCACCCGCAATGGCAGCATCTGGGTCAACAACGGCTGCCGCGCCGAATTCACCCAGGGCCGAGGCGGCTGGGGTGGCGGCAACGGCGGCGGTTGGGGTGGTGGCAACGGCAACAGCGGCACCGTGCGCTGCGAAAGCCAGGACAACCGCGAACGCAGCTGCCCGGTGGGCTGGCGCAATGCACGCGTGGTCCGGCAGATCTCCGGCACGCAGTGCGTGGAAGGCCAGAACTGGGGCGTGCGCAACGGCGCGATCTGGGTCAACCGCGGCTGCCGCGCCGAGTTCGCCGAGGCCCGCGGTGGCTGGGGCGGCGGCAATGGTGGGGGCAATGGCGGCGGTTGGGGTGGTGGCAACAGCAACTACACCGTGACCTGCAGCAGCAACAACAACCGCCAGCAGAGCTGCAACTGGGATGAACGCCAGGGCCGGCCTGTGCTGCAGCAGCAGCTGTCCGGCAGCGCCTGCCAGGAAGGCCGGACCTGGGGCTACTCGCGCGGCAATGTGTGGGTCAGCAACGGCTGCCGGGCGCGCTTCGGCACGCGTTGA
- a CDS encoding cation:proton antiporter — MSHELVYLLLIFALLVIPRALQRFSLPAPLTCLLFGIIGMLWLGDQAHDAVIALLATLGISSLFLFAGLEVDLQALRRGMWPLLAHLLIRSATLFGVGWLAWRYAGLPWQAAGLLALALLTPSTGFIMDSLSRLGLSEDERFWVTSKAIAGELLALAALFIVLQAGDPGHMALSSLALLAMMIGLPLLFIALGRWVAPHAPGSEFSLLVMVGMVAAYITYLLGVYYLVGAFIAGLVARLLHQRMPLLASHENLHALRLFASFFVPFYFFNAGTKVPSEALSWEALGLGIVITLVVLPLRIAVVWLQRRVMFGESFRSSLRVSLALAPTLIFTLVLAAIMRDRFQIPAVLFGALLLYAALTTLLPSLVFRTPFDVDPVEQEPAGQGEDAPVAATDVVAVAPAAER; from the coding sequence ATGAGCCATGAACTGGTCTACCTGCTGCTGATCTTCGCGCTGTTGGTCATCCCGCGCGCGCTGCAGCGGTTCAGCCTGCCGGCGCCGCTGACCTGCCTGCTGTTCGGCATCATCGGCATGCTCTGGCTGGGCGACCAGGCGCACGACGCGGTCATCGCGCTGCTGGCCACGCTGGGCATCTCCTCACTGTTCCTGTTCGCCGGCCTGGAAGTTGACCTGCAGGCCCTGCGGCGCGGCATGTGGCCGCTGCTGGCGCATCTGCTGATCCGCAGTGCGACCCTGTTCGGCGTCGGCTGGCTGGCCTGGCGTTACGCCGGCCTGCCATGGCAAGCGGCCGGGTTGCTGGCGCTTGCGCTGCTGACCCCCTCCACCGGTTTCATCATGGATTCGCTGTCGCGGCTGGGGCTGAGCGAGGACGAGCGGTTCTGGGTCACCAGCAAGGCCATCGCCGGTGAACTGCTGGCCCTGGCGGCGTTGTTCATCGTGCTGCAGGCTGGCGACCCCGGGCACATGGCGCTGTCCAGCCTGGCCCTGCTGGCGATGATGATCGGCCTGCCGCTGCTGTTCATCGCGCTCGGTCGCTGGGTCGCGCCGCATGCGCCGGGCTCGGAATTCTCGCTGCTGGTGATGGTGGGCATGGTGGCGGCGTACATCACCTACCTGCTGGGCGTGTACTACCTGGTCGGCGCCTTCATTGCCGGCCTGGTCGCGCGCCTGCTGCACCAGCGCATGCCGCTGCTGGCCTCGCACGAAAACCTGCATGCGCTGCGTCTGTTCGCCTCGTTCTTCGTGCCGTTCTACTTCTTCAACGCCGGCACCAAGGTGCCCAGCGAAGCGCTGAGCTGGGAGGCACTGGGGCTGGGCATCGTCATCACCCTGGTGGTGCTGCCGCTGCGCATCGCGGTGGTCTGGCTGCAGCGCCGCGTGATGTTCGGCGAGAGCTTCCGCAGCAGCCTGCGCGTATCGCTGGCGCTGGCACCGACGCTGATCTTCACCTTGGTGCTGGCCGCGATCATGCGCGATCGCTTCCAGATTCCCGCGGTGCTGTTCGGCGCGCTGCTGCTGTATGCGGCCTTGACCACGCTGCTGCCTTCGCTGGTGTTCCGCACGCCGTTCGATGTCGATCCGGTCGAGCAGGAGCCGGCAGGGCAGGGCGAAGATGCGCCGGTGGCGGCGACGGACGTGGTTGCCGTCGCCCCTGCAGCCGAGCGCTGA
- the blaL2 gene encoding L2 family extended-spectrum class A beta-lactamase produces the protein MLARRRFLQFSSAAVASTLALPLLARAAAPATVPATPVDAAIAAAADFAALEKACSGRLGVTLLDSAGGRRLGHRQDERFPLCSTFKSVLAATVLKQAERDAALLDRRLPVRTQDLLEHAPVTRRHVGKDLTVRDLCRATLITSDNTAANLLFAAIGGPPAVTAFLRASGDTITRSDRLEPELNSFAIDDPRDTTTPAAIASTLQRLVLGNALRPASRQQLADWLIDNETGDACLRAGLGKRWRVGDKTGSNGEDARNDIAVLWPVQGGSPWVLTAYLQAGTISFEQRAAVLAQVGRIADGLIR, from the coding sequence ATGCTTGCCCGTCGTCGATTCCTGCAGTTCAGTAGTGCCGCAGTCGCGTCCACCCTTGCGTTGCCGCTGCTGGCCCGGGCTGCCGCACCCGCCACCGTGCCCGCCACACCGGTCGATGCCGCCATCGCTGCCGCCGCCGACTTCGCCGCACTGGAAAAGGCGTGCAGCGGTCGACTCGGCGTAACCCTGCTCGACAGCGCTGGTGGTCGCCGCCTCGGCCATCGCCAGGACGAACGCTTCCCGCTGTGCAGCACCTTCAAGAGCGTGCTGGCCGCCACGGTGCTCAAGCAGGCCGAGCGCGATGCGGCACTGCTGGACCGGCGCCTGCCGGTGCGGACCCAGGACCTCCTGGAGCACGCGCCGGTCACCCGCCGCCACGTCGGCAAGGACCTGACCGTGCGTGACCTGTGCCGGGCCACGTTGATCACCAGCGACAACACCGCCGCCAACCTGTTGTTCGCAGCGATCGGCGGGCCGCCAGCAGTCACCGCGTTCCTGCGCGCCAGCGGCGACACGATCACCCGCAGCGATCGCCTGGAGCCGGAACTGAACAGCTTCGCCATTGATGATCCCCGCGACACCACTACGCCGGCGGCCATTGCATCGACGCTGCAGCGTCTGGTGCTGGGCAATGCACTCAGGCCTGCCTCACGCCAGCAGCTGGCCGACTGGCTGATCGACAACGAAACCGGCGATGCCTGCCTTCGTGCGGGCCTGGGCAAGCGTTGGCGGGTGGGCGACAAGACCGGCAGCAATGGCGAAGACGCCCGCAACGACATCGCCGTGTTGTGGCCGGTGCAGGGCGGTTCGCCCTGGGTCCTGACCGCCTATCTGCAGGCGGGCACGATCAGCTTCGAACAGCGCGCGGCGGTACTTGCGCAGGTCGGGCGGATTGCAGATGGGCTGATCCGCTGA
- the ampR gene encoding LysR family transcriptional regulator AmpR, with product MLHPTLSLNALRAFEAAARHQNFTRAALELCVSQAALSHQIRGLEDRLGIRLFHRLPRGVALTEEGAALYPVLNESFERISASIARYTGGPAREVLTIGVVGTFATGWLLPRLAAFDAAHPDIELRLQTHNNRIDLAGEGLDLAIRFGDGDWQGQACTAILDAPFAPLCAPALARRLKHPRDLAALPLLRSYRSDEWPRWLQMAGANGVEARGPVFDSSLTLAVAAAGGAGVALLPLRMFEADLAEGRLLQPFATTLELGRYWLTRLRSRAEREPAKRFREWLQAQG from the coding sequence ATGCTGCACCCCACCCTTTCGCTGAATGCGTTGCGCGCCTTCGAAGCGGCTGCCCGGCACCAGAACTTCACCCGCGCCGCGCTGGAACTCTGCGTCAGCCAGGCGGCGCTGAGTCACCAGATACGCGGACTGGAGGACCGGCTGGGTATCCGCCTGTTCCACCGCCTGCCCCGCGGCGTGGCGTTGACCGAGGAAGGAGCAGCCCTGTACCCGGTGCTCAATGAATCCTTCGAGCGCATTTCAGCCAGCATCGCCCGCTACACCGGTGGCCCGGCGCGGGAAGTGCTGACGATCGGCGTGGTCGGCACCTTCGCCACCGGCTGGCTGCTGCCGCGGCTGGCCGCGTTCGATGCGGCCCACCCGGATATCGAACTGCGGCTGCAGACCCACAACAACCGCATCGACCTGGCCGGTGAAGGCCTGGACCTGGCGATCCGTTTCGGCGATGGCGACTGGCAGGGACAGGCCTGCACGGCGATCCTGGACGCGCCGTTCGCGCCGTTGTGCGCGCCGGCACTGGCGCGGCGGCTGAAGCATCCGCGCGACCTGGCGGCCTTGCCGCTGCTGCGTTCGTACCGCAGCGACGAATGGCCACGCTGGCTGCAGATGGCCGGGGCCAACGGCGTGGAAGCACGCGGACCGGTGTTCGATTCGTCCTTGACGCTGGCGGTAGCTGCGGCCGGTGGCGCAGGCGTTGCCCTGCTGCCGCTGCGCATGTTCGAAGCGGACCTGGCCGAGGGCCGGCTGCTGCAGCCGTTTGCCACCACGCTGGAGCTGGGTCGCTACTGGCTGACCCGTCTGCGCTCGCGTGCCGAACGGGAACCGGCCAAGCGGTTCCGCGAATGGCTGCAGGCGCAGGGATGA
- a CDS encoding ABC-F family ATP-binding cassette domain-containing protein, whose product MISLRNFALRRGERLLLSNVDLTLHAGYRVGVVGRNGAGKSSLFAAVKGELEADKGDVDLPGKIRIASVAQETPSLPDPALSFVLGGDIEVAAVLAAEADATAREDWEAVAEAHTRMAELNAYDAEARAGKLLHGLGFPAETHHRAVSSFSGGWRVRLNLARALMMPSDLLLLDEPTNHLDLDAVYWLEQWLLKYPGTLLLISHDREFLDNVATHTLHLHGGGAKLYPGGYTDFERQRAEQLRQQQIAHEKEQAERAHLQSFIDRFKAQASKAAQAQSRMKRLAKLAGTEAVRAEREFRIEFAPPAKLPFSLIRLNHVEAGYGSDSVILHNVGFGLEAGQRIGLLGPNGAGKTTLVKTLVGELAPIAGERAAHPDLRIGYFAQHTVESLHEGQSPMEHFRDLAPDAPNQSFRDFLGKWNFPGDRAFEPVDGFSGGERARLALALIAWQQPNVLLLDEPTNHLDLEMREALAEALADFDGAIVMVSHDRHLIGLVCDTFWRVADGVVEPFDGDLDAYAAWLRTRPQAQGTKARMEQVEEPVVVTTAPVAQVVQKKPVNPHKLASAEAKVAELEGVLAELDRQLADSSNYADATRMAVLGRDREAAAAQLEKAEAAWMELLES is encoded by the coding sequence ATGATTTCGCTTCGTAATTTCGCCTTGCGCCGCGGCGAGCGGCTGCTGTTGTCCAATGTCGACCTGACCCTGCATGCCGGTTACCGGGTAGGCGTGGTCGGCCGCAACGGTGCTGGCAAGTCCAGCCTGTTCGCGGCGGTGAAGGGCGAACTGGAGGCCGACAAGGGTGACGTCGACCTGCCGGGCAAGATCCGCATCGCCAGCGTTGCCCAGGAAACCCCGTCCCTGCCGGACCCGGCGCTGAGCTTCGTGCTGGGCGGTGACATCGAAGTGGCTGCGGTGCTGGCTGCCGAAGCCGACGCCACCGCCCGCGAAGACTGGGAAGCGGTGGCCGAGGCGCATACGCGCATGGCCGAGCTGAACGCCTACGACGCCGAAGCACGTGCCGGCAAGCTGCTGCATGGCCTGGGCTTCCCGGCCGAAACGCACCACCGCGCCGTGTCCTCGTTCTCCGGCGGCTGGCGCGTGCGCCTGAACCTGGCCCGCGCGCTGATGATGCCCAGCGACCTGCTGCTGCTGGACGAACCGACCAACCACCTGGATCTGGACGCGGTGTACTGGCTGGAACAGTGGCTGCTGAAGTACCCCGGCACCCTGCTGCTGATCTCGCATGACCGCGAGTTCCTCGACAACGTGGCCACCCACACCCTGCACCTGCACGGTGGTGGCGCCAAGCTTTACCCGGGCGGTTACACCGACTTCGAGCGCCAGCGTGCCGAACAGCTGCGCCAGCAGCAGATCGCGCATGAGAAGGAACAGGCCGAGCGCGCCCACCTGCAGAGCTTCATCGACCGCTTCAAGGCCCAGGCCAGCAAGGCCGCACAGGCACAGAGCCGGATGAAGCGCCTGGCCAAGCTGGCCGGCACCGAGGCGGTGCGCGCCGAGCGCGAATTCCGCATCGAGTTCGCACCGCCGGCCAAGCTGCCGTTCTCGCTGATCCGCCTGAACCACGTCGAGGCCGGCTACGGCAGCGATTCGGTGATCCTGCACAACGTCGGCTTCGGCCTGGAAGCGGGCCAGCGCATCGGCCTGCTGGGCCCCAACGGCGCCGGCAAGACCACCCTGGTGAAGACCCTGGTGGGCGAACTGGCACCGATTGCCGGCGAGCGCGCCGCGCACCCGGACCTGCGCATCGGCTACTTCGCCCAGCACACGGTCGAGTCGCTGCATGAAGGCCAGTCGCCGATGGAGCACTTCCGCGACCTGGCCCCGGATGCACCGAACCAGTCGTTCCGCGATTTCCTCGGCAAGTGGAATTTCCCGGGCGACCGTGCCTTTGAACCGGTGGATGGTTTCTCCGGTGGCGAGCGTGCACGCCTGGCGCTGGCATTGATCGCCTGGCAGCAGCCGAACGTGCTGTTGCTGGACGAACCGACCAACCACCTTGACCTGGAAATGCGCGAAGCCCTGGCCGAAGCACTGGCCGATTTCGACGGCGCGATCGTGATGGTTTCGCATGACCGCCACCTGATCGGCCTGGTCTGTGACACCTTCTGGCGTGTGGCCGACGGCGTGGTCGAACCCTTCGATGGTGACCTCGATGCCTACGCCGCCTGGCTGCGCACGCGCCCGCAGGCGCAGGGCACCAAGGCACGCATGGAGCAGGTGGAGGAACCGGTGGTGGTCACGACCGCACCGGTCGCGCAGGTGGTGCAGAAGAAGCCGGTCAACCCGCACAAGCTGGCCAGCGCCGAAGCCAAGGTCGCCGAGCTGGAAGGTGTGCTGGCCGAACTGGACCGGCAGCTTGCCGACTCGAGCAACTATGCCGATGCCACGCGCATGGCCGTGCTCGGCCGCGACCGCGAAGCCGCCGCCGCACAGCTGGAAAAGGCCGAAGCGGCCTGGATGGAACTGCTGGAGTCCTGA
- a CDS encoding TonB-dependent receptor plug domain-containing protein produces the protein MTRKTSLIAAAVAVALGGSPFVAAAQQAGTAANTLDTVIVTGTRVADRTVAESQSPIDIITPEILQSTGTGELATALSRALPSLNFPRPALTDGTSGVRPAQLRGLSPDQVLVLVNGKRRHTSAMINVNGSIGRGSSAVDINAIPIAAIERVEVLRDGASAQYGSDAIAGVINIVLKGSGSGGSLAVDYGQYSAGDGNKYQLSGDTGVEFGNGRGRVHVAGQISQQDESDRAGPYRGTTPNTVNYPSVGQTTFIVGDPRVDATAASANASFDFSDHVTGYASALLSNRDITSFAFYRSRNHNGQTALLAQTYPDGFVPEINQYSKDRSLVAGVKGNTDNGWTWDLSLNHGENTLDFHTRNSINYSLGATSPRSFYDGTLKYQQDIFNADLTKSLDWGLAYPVTLSFGGEYRREKWDQSPGELNSYTGTGAQGFGGFTPTNEVHTDRHNYAVYAGLEADLSEKFSAGVTGRYEDYSDFGDRFSGKLSARYAFTDKVALRATASSGFRAPSLAQQGYQAVTSQFLNGVFVERGTFPTTSPAAQALGASPLKAETSTSYSLGLVLQPVDRLYITVDAYQIDIDDRIALSSSISTNAASSALLTTLGLPQVTAFSYFTNGLDTRTRGVDFVSSYTVPFSASSLELTAAYSYNDTEVQRVGGTPAVFGTLGLTQSLIGRDEIGRIEDSYPRDKTILSGTWRSDHWELGLAATRYGEFTVRNSATAARDQTYGDKWVLDASASYKPSANWTLTVGADNLLDEYPDRTEDLQNSTFGMLPYSNYSPFGFNGAYVYGRIKYNW, from the coding sequence ATGACCCGCAAGACCAGCCTGATCGCCGCCGCCGTCGCTGTCGCACTCGGTGGTTCTCCGTTCGTTGCCGCCGCCCAGCAGGCCGGCACCGCCGCCAACACCCTGGATACGGTGATCGTCACCGGCACCCGCGTGGCCGACCGCACGGTCGCCGAATCGCAGTCGCCGATCGACATCATCACCCCCGAGATCCTGCAGTCCACCGGTACCGGTGAGCTGGCCACCGCGCTGTCGCGCGCGCTGCCGTCGCTGAACTTCCCGCGCCCCGCGCTGACCGACGGCACCAGCGGTGTGCGCCCGGCACAGCTGCGCGGCCTGTCCCCGGACCAGGTGCTGGTACTGGTCAACGGCAAGCGCCGCCACACCTCGGCGATGATCAACGTCAACGGCAGCATCGGCCGCGGTTCGTCGGCGGTGGACATCAACGCGATTCCGATCGCCGCCATCGAGCGCGTCGAGGTGCTGCGCGACGGCGCCTCGGCGCAGTACGGTTCGGATGCCATCGCCGGCGTCATCAACATCGTGCTGAAGGGCAGCGGCAGTGGCGGCAGCCTGGCCGTCGACTACGGCCAGTACTCGGCTGGCGACGGCAACAAGTACCAGCTGTCCGGCGATACCGGCGTGGAATTCGGCAACGGCCGTGGCCGCGTGCACGTGGCCGGCCAGATCAGCCAGCAGGACGAGAGCGACCGCGCCGGCCCCTATCGCGGCACCACGCCGAATACCGTCAACTACCCGTCCGTGGGCCAGACCACCTTCATCGTCGGCGACCCGCGCGTGGACGCCACTGCGGCGTCGGCCAATGCCAGCTTTGATTTCAGCGACCACGTGACCGGCTATGCGAGCGCGCTGCTCAGCAACCGCGACATCACCTCGTTCGCGTTCTACCGTTCGCGCAACCACAACGGACAGACCGCGCTGCTGGCGCAGACCTACCCCGACGGCTTCGTGCCGGAGATCAACCAGTACTCCAAGGACCGCTCGCTGGTGGCCGGGGTCAAAGGCAACACCGACAACGGCTGGACCTGGGACCTGAGCCTGAACCACGGCGAGAACACCCTGGATTTCCACACCCGCAACAGCATCAACTACAGCCTGGGCGCGACCAGCCCGCGTTCGTTCTACGACGGCACGCTGAAGTACCAGCAGGACATCTTCAACGCCGACCTGACCAAGTCGCTGGACTGGGGCCTGGCCTATCCGGTCACGCTGTCCTTCGGCGGTGAGTACCGTCGCGAGAAGTGGGACCAGAGCCCGGGCGAGCTGAATTCCTACACCGGCACCGGTGCGCAGGGCTTCGGCGGCTTCACCCCGACCAACGAAGTGCATACCGACCGCCACAACTACGCAGTCTACGCGGGCCTGGAAGCGGACCTGAGCGAGAAGTTCTCCGCCGGTGTCACTGGTCGTTACGAGGATTACTCGGACTTCGGCGACCGCTTCTCCGGCAAGCTGTCGGCGCGCTATGCCTTCACCGACAAGGTGGCGCTGCGTGCTACCGCCTCCAGCGGTTTCCGCGCACCGTCGCTGGCCCAGCAGGGCTACCAGGCGGTGACCAGCCAGTTCCTCAACGGCGTGTTCGTTGAACGCGGCACCTTCCCGACCACCAGCCCGGCCGCACAGGCACTGGGCGCGTCGCCGCTGAAAGCCGAAACCTCCACCTCCTACAGCTTGGGCCTGGTGCTGCAGCCGGTGGATCGCCTGTACATCACCGTCGACGCGTACCAGATCGACATTGACGACCGCATCGCGTTGTCGTCCAGCATCAGCACCAATGCCGCCAGCAGCGCGCTGCTGACCACGCTCGGCCTGCCGCAGGTGACTGCGTTCTCGTACTTCACCAACGGCCTGGACACCCGCACCCGCGGCGTCGACTTCGTGTCCAGCTACACCGTGCCGTTCAGCGCCAGCAGCCTGGAACTGACCGCGGCCTACAGCTACAACGACACCGAAGTGCAGCGCGTGGGTGGCACGCCGGCGGTGTTCGGCACACTGGGCCTGACCCAGTCGCTGATCGGCCGCGATGAAATCGGCCGCATCGAGGACAGTTATCCGCGTGACAAGACGATCCTGAGTGGCACCTGGCGTTCGGATCACTGGGAACTGGGCCTGGCGGCGACCCGCTACGGCGAGTTCACGGTGCGCAACTCGGCCACCGCCGCGCGCGACCAGACCTACGGCGACAAGTGGGTGCTGGATGCCTCGGCCAGCTACAAGCCGAGTGCGAACTGGACGCTGACGGTGGGCGCCGACAACCTGCTGGACGAGTACCCGGATCGCACCGAGGACCTGCAGAACTCGACCTTCGGCATGCTGCCGTACAGCAACTACTCGCCGTTCGGCTTCAATGGCGCGTATGTGTACGGGCGGATCAAGTACAACTGGTAA